The genomic region CGAAGAAATGCTTAGTTGGTGAGGGCTGGAGTCCAGTTTTCGCAGCTAATCAGGTAATAAAATTTGTTTCCTTAACCCCTGATGCCTTCTTATGTATTTGTCCACCCTAATTCTTTGGTTTCTGTTTGTGGTCTGCATGATTTATGATTTATAGTGTATATTTTCAGATTCAGGATGCACTTCAGCGTGCTACTCTCGAGAGCAAATCCCAAGTTGGCTCGATTTTTCAGGTTCTTAACACAAAAGAGTCTCCTCCAACATATTTCCAAACAAACAAATTTACCTCAGCCTTCCAGGAAATTGTTGACGCATATGGGTATGTTCTCAGAATTCAATCTTCTTTATTATTCTATGCTTGATTTGCTATTTTATTAGTCTCTTATTTATTCTTATGCATTTGAGAAAACGCCTATTCCCTCTTCTTTTATTGTTGTATATGTGAAAACATGCCTCAAGCTAGTTGTCTCTCTAGCCATAAACACTTCCCGTCTTCATTTTCTTTTCATGTGTCCATGTCTACCACTTTAAAATCACAATGCATATTCATCAAAAGAATGTTAGCTACTTGTTTTCAAATGTGTATTACCTTGTAATGGAAATTTCTGCAGCTTATCGGTTTGTGGAATCTCAGTAACACATATCCATTGAGTTAAACATTGCTTGTTTGAGAAATGAATAAGGGGTGTTTGTGTTACTTGGGGTTCGAGTCAAGTGTATGAATATGTAAATGCTAACTTTGTATTTCTTCTGATACAGGGTAGCTAAGTATCAAGAAGCGAATCCTGGTGTATACACTATTATCACTTTTCCTTTCTTATTTGCTGTCATGTTTGGAGATTGGGGTCATGGAATTTGCATATTACTTGCAACACTCTATCTGATAATCCGAGAGAAGAAATTTGCTTCACAGGTTTGCTCCTCGTCTTCTACATTTTGCTAAACCTATATGTGTCTGTATTACACTATTGCTGCAAGCCAACAGCCCCTCTTTTGGAACATATGGTACTGATTCCAAAGAGTCTAGCATATTTATGTTCTGAAAGTTCCCGAAGTAAGCTGTGTCTTATACTTTTATGTCTGAATTGAAATACAGAAACTTGGAGACATAATGGAGATGATGTTTGGAGGCCGCTACATAATTATGATGATGTCAATTTTCTCAATCTACACAGGATTAATATACAATGAGTTTTTCTCCGTTCCATTTGAACTTTTTGCTAAATCAGCCTATGCATGCCGCGATTCTTCTTGTAGGTAAGATGAAAGAAACCTAATTTTATCTTTGTATAAAGCCAGATTTTATGCATTACTTTCTGCTAATCCTTTTTTTTGTAATTAGTGATTCTACTACTGAAGGGTTAATCAAGGTAAGGGATACTTACCCGTTCGGCGTGGACCCTGTGTGGCATGGTAGTCGAAGTGAGCTGCCATTTCTCAACTCACTGAAGATGAAAATGTCAATTCTTCTTGGAGTGTCACAAATGAACCTTGGAATTTTTATGAGTTACTTTAATGCGAAATTCTTCAGGAACAGGGTTAATATCTGGTAAGTGTACCCCTTCGTCTGAAAATCCTAATTTGAAAAGGCAGCCCATCCTTTTGTAGCTTGTGTTGCAGTCCCTAAATAATTGTATTGCTGTTCACATTTGTAACAGGTACCAGTTTGTTCCCCAGCTGATCTTCTTGAACAGCTTGTTTGGCTACCTATCCATGCTTATCATCATTAAGTGGTGCACAGGGTCAAAAGCAGATCTGTACCATGTTATGATATATATGTTCCTTAGCCCCACAGATGACATGGGAGAGAACCAGTTATTTCCTGGCCAGAAAACTTTACAGGTCTATATTTGTCATTGTTGTGTTCTCACTATCAAGTTTTGAAAGATCGTTCTTACTATAAAGTGGATTATTCCTAACACACACTCTTTCTTATACAGCAAGTTTTGCTTCTACTTGCTCTGGTATCTGTTCCCTGGATGCTGATTCCGAAGCCATTTTTCTTGAAATGGGAACATGAGCGAGTATGTCTAATATAGTAACCTGTAATTTCTGTTGCTGTTTCTACAGTTCATATTTACTTCTGTGCTGATATTATATGTTTGGTATTCATCAGAGGCATCAAGGACATCAGTACGCCATGCTTGAGGGTGCAGATGAATCAGTTGTAGCAGAGTTAGGGGAGCATAATGAAGAATCGAACCACCATGAGGAGTTTGAGTTCAGTGAAATATTTGTTCACCAGCTGATCCATACAATTGAGTTTGTTCTTGGTGCAGTCTCAAATACTGCTTCATATCTTCGTCTCTGGGCTCTCAGGTACTGCCGGACAATAAGAACCATTCAAACCATTTCATCATCTCAGTTTTGCATAGGACAATCTTTAATCACACTTCCATTAGCTACTAACGAGCAACTAACATTTCTCCTTGCAGTCTTGCACACTCGGAGTTGTCCACTGTGTTCTATGATAAAGTTCTCCTTCTGACGTTGGGGTtagcaatctctctctctctctctcatcatcatcatcatcatcatgttacttctcATTGGCTTCGGAATAATAGAGTAAATCGGAATAGCAGCCAAAATCTTGGGAAAATCCAAGTTAATGATCAATAGGATCATCTTCATCATGCTTTGTGCATTTTTGTAGGTACAACAATATTTTTATCCTTGCTATCGGTGTCGTTGTCTTCATCTGCGCCACTGTCGGTGTGTTGCTTGTTATGGAGACCCTAAGCGCGTTCCTTCACGCCTTGAGGCTCCATTGGGTGGAGTTCCAGAACAAGTTCTATGAGGGTGATGGTTACAAGTTCGCACCATTCTCGTTTGCTCTAATCAGTGAGGATGAAGAGTGAGCTCGTCCAAATTCTTGTATCTATTGTAGTCTCTGTAATATCTTGTGGGTGGCCTTGTTGCCAGAACAATCATTGTTTGTCACGGATCAATCATAAAACTCCAGCCCCTTGTTCGAGCAAGGGAGGTGCAACATCATTTTTCTTTAGATGTGGATTACACGAAGGGTAGGAATTTTTTTGTGGAGGTTTGGCAACAAAACTCTAGTGGCATCACCCTTATTTTGGTGTAATGCTAATAACGAGTTGTGCACTCGTGGTTGCCTTTGGGTGATGTGCAGTCTGGACATAAATAAGCATGTAATAAAAGGTTATTTCCATTGTGGTTATTCTCGGGCTCACTTTACCGTTTTATAAATTATGATCGTTTTTTTTACCTCGAGACCATTCAAAAATCATTGCATTTCGGAATAGATTACAAGAGTTGGTTTCAAATGTTGCCAgagacaaaaagaaaagaaaagaaaagctgGCTACTCTACCATCTGGTGTCAGCGACTCTCATTGTGCTTGAGCATGCTATGCTTGTCGTCAACTATTACCTGAGTTTTATGGGCTAGTCAAAACAAGTGTCAGCAATGAGGGGAAAACCTAATTTGTATACGGGTCATATTTGGCCTCGCAATAACAGGGTCTACTACTCGATGTCAATTAGGCGTCAGGATCACTAAAGAAATGCTCTCTTCATTTTTTATACAAGACCactataaaaaatatattttgcaGCTATACAAGATCACTATAAAAAATAGGATCTGTtcatgtcacatctagatgtgagattagcaatgtgcctgtgcgttgcaacggattcAAAGTagaatacatgttcacaaacttgaaaaaaaacacctagttttgatatacatatatcactaaaaatatattatgtttcattcaaaatatattcctcgggctgttttgatgaggtgagagagggatgtggttggtttcaagatactaaggggttttctgcaaattgaaaCAGAGGAGTGAGCTATTCTTGTAAAAAGGTTACAACTTATCTCACAGTTGTTAGATGCAGATCTagtggtcagaaatgacggatggcagacatgCCATCATCACCAACCGAGTCTTTTATATCTAGATGTGAAATATTATCTCACATCTAATATGATGTCACATTTTGTTTGTGGCTCTTTCATTGACAACTTTCTACAGCTGGTTCGTTTAATTTTTGTTTGATGGTTGTCCAGCCGAGTTTCTCCGTTGGTGCTAAACAAGCTGAGT from Triticum aestivum cultivar Chinese Spring chromosome 4A, IWGSC CS RefSeq v2.1, whole genome shotgun sequence harbors:
- the LOC123085291 gene encoding V-type proton ATPase subunit a3 codes for the protein MARSGGGCCPSMDLMRSEAMQLLQVIIPTESAHLAVSHLGDLGLIQFKDLNADKSPFQRTYAAQIKRCAEMARKLRFFKEQMSKAGILVSPMQSAETPLDFDDMEVKLGELEAELTEVNANDEKLQRAHNELLEYNTVLQKAGEFFYSAQRSAAAQHRQMEANQSGETSLESPLLEQDMLTDASKQVKLGSLSGLVPKEKAMAFERILFRTTRGNILLRQESVDEPVTDPQSGEKVYKNTFVVFYSGERAKAKILKICDAFRANRYPFPEDLAKQTHTVQEVSGKISELKATIDMGLAHRDSILKTIASEFEHWNHLAKKEKSIYHTLNMLSVDVTKKCLVGEGWSPVFAANQIQDALQRATLESKSQVGSIFQVLNTKESPPTYFQTNKFTSAFQEIVDAYGVAKYQEANPGVYTIITFPFLFAVMFGDWGHGICILLATLYLIIREKKFASQKLGDIMEMMFGGRYIIMMMSIFSIYTGLIYNEFFSVPFELFAKSAYACRDSSCSDSTTEGLIKVRDTYPFGVDPVWHGSRSELPFLNSLKMKMSILLGVSQMNLGIFMSYFNAKFFRNRVNIWYQFVPQLIFLNSLFGYLSMLIIIKWCTGSKADLYHVMIYMFLSPTDDMGENQLFPGQKTLQQVLLLLALVSVPWMLIPKPFFLKWEHERRHQGHQYAMLEGADESVVAELGEHNEESNHHEEFEFSEIFVHQLIHTIEFVLGAVSNTASYLRLWALSLAHSELSTVFYDKVLLLTLGYNNIFILAIGVVVFICATVGVLLVMETLSAFLHALRLHWVEFQNKFYEGDGYKFAPFSFALISEDEE